A window from Pichia kudriavzevii chromosome 5, complete sequence encodes these proteins:
- a CDS encoding uncharacterized protein (PKUD0E01160; similar to Saccharomyces cerevisiae YGR004W (PEX31) and YLR324W (PEX30); ancestral locus Anc_4.140), with protein sequence MPEKDSEATMSESTENGINASVMNSPSEANDSKELSSSLGSTISHIVGALSPGNATTSPTHTTITTSTKRGEDDAVLQIVEENQQDDTNTSETATKDRANANFISPVKPQPGVKFNLNEEIEASFTGVSNKSTDPIDMVLPDSVPSVESSPQTATDTKKNPGVLGGIGVALGLTNEENHPESENKKKKKTIVKSSPLLSSTPPTVSKSLIKSYPFLILVLKALNVLTWNDNSNHLSIFLVLFVSLAILYYKPLIIYVGHLLPVLALWVYSECKKYIKEYQAEHPSLDDVIQTMTLISKRSDTLLSPIVELDLTAGDLKRLLFTTVFLSPVYVAISFFILPPNKMLLTLSILVLTYHSKWSKITRSLLWKSRSFRLLCFYLTGLDFENSGLSKTSALFNLNKKLSSRFSKHSSNNGSSSDGSVKSSVRFTYVIYENQRRWLGVGWTPNLLSYERTPWTDEFLNESESIETFELPQLPLSIDLQDVDRSDGEFEEVTGTKGMVWRWIDKTWRLDLTNDGAIQLPSTKPKTTANPKDDDGWIYYDNTWKNPSTEDGFSKYTRRRRWIRTAELVYIGKEENDSHSKRNLNITSGKNVSSEEAANTSVKFSTSEVPTTDASVDDISTRKGGLKRVDSTGEIKKRKSLRFEEPSG encoded by the coding sequence ATGCCAGAAAAGGACTCCGAGGCCACAATGTCGGAATCGACCGAAAATGGGATCAATGCTTCTGTAATGAACAGCCCTTCAGAAGCAAATGACTCCAAAGAGCTATCATCCAGCCTAGGTTCAACCATATCTCATATAGTCGGTGCATTGTCTCCAGGAAATGCCACGACATCCCCAACACACACAACAATAACGACATCGACCAAAAGAGGGGAAGACGATGCAGTTCTTCAGATAGTTGAGGAAAACCAGCAAGATGATACAAACACATCGGAAACAGCTACAAAAGACAGGGCGAATGCTAATTTTATTTCTCCCGTTAAGCCCCAGCCAGGCGTAAAGTTTAATTTAAacgaagaaattgaagccTCTTTTACTGGCGTGTCGAATAAAAGTACAGATCCCATAGACATGGTCTTACCAGACTCCGTCCCTTCAGTTGAGAGCTCTCCTCAAACAGCAACAGACACCAAGAAAAATCCCGGTGTTCTAGGTGGAATTGGTGTTGCCTTAGGTTTAACCAATGAGGAAAACCACCCTGAATCagagaacaagaagaagaagaaaaccaTTGTCAAATCGTCACCTTTGTTATCATCTACTCCTCCTACTGTAAGCAAGAGCTTGATCAAATCATACCCATTCTTAATTTTGGTTTTAAAAGCTTTAAATGTTTTGACTTGGAATGATAATTCTAATCATCTGTCTATCTTCCTAGTATTGTTTGTTTCATTAGCAATCCTCTATTATAAACCATTGATAATCTACGTTGGCCATTTATTACCTGTTCTGGCGTTATGGGTCTACTCCGAGTGCAAAAAGTATATAAAGGAATACCAAGCCGAACATCCAAGCTTGGATGATGTGATCCAAACAATGACATTAATATCGAAGAGATCAGATACACTTCTTTCtccaattgttgaattagATTTAACTGCCGGCGATTTGAAGAGGTTATTGTTCACTACTGTTTTCTTATCTCCAGTTTATGTCGCCATCagtttctttattttgCCACCAAACAAGATGCTCTTGACGTTGTCTATATTGGTCTTGACATATCACTCAAAATGGTCCAAAATTACCAGGAGTCTTCTATGGAAGTCCCGTAGTTTCAGGTTGCTATGTTTTTACTTGACTGGCTtggattttgaaaattccGGATTGTCGAAAACATCCGCCTTGTTCAATTTGAATAAGAAATTGTCCAGTAGGTTCAGTAAGCATTCGTCAAATAATGGTTCTTCATCAGATGGAAGTGTAAAATCATCAGTCAGATTCACGTACGTTATTTATGAAAACCAAAGGCGTTGGTTAGGAGTTGGCTGGACACCCAATTTGCTATCATACGAGAGAACTCCTTGGACCGACGAGTTTTTAAACGAGTCAGAATcaattgaaacatttgaattaCCTCAATTACCATTATCGATCGACCTTCAGGATGTGGACAGATCTGACGGCGAATTCGAAGAAGTTACGGGCACTAAGGGTATGGTTTGGAGATGGATTGATAAAACTTGGAGGCTTGATTTAACCAATGATGGTGCCATTCAACTTCCTTCTACAAAGCCTAAAACTACTGCGAACCcaaaagatgatgatggcTGGATTTATTATGATAATACCTGGAAGAACCCATCCACAGAAGATGGGTTTAGTAAATATaccagaagaagaagatggaTTCGGACTGCGGAATTAGTCTACATTGGTAAAGAGGAAAACGACTCACACTCCAAAAGGAATTTAAACATCACATCTGGTAAAAATGTATCCTCGGAGGAAGCAGCTAATACTAGTGTGAAATTCTCAACTTCCGAAGTCCCAACTACCGATGCTTCTGTAGATGATatatcaacaagaaaaggTGGTCTCAAAAGAGTAGACAGTACAGGGGAGAtcaagaagaggaagagttTGAGATTTGAAGAACCGAGCGGATAA
- a CDS encoding uncharacterized protein (PKUD0E01170; similar to Saccharomyces cerevisiae YGR112W (SHY1); ancestral locus Anc_3.457) encodes MKLFRVGVLRKRYYGVLQKRFASVKTHNVDWNPMKSQKQLSQGIEFSGSFGRKVFFGLLCLAPIITFALGTWQTKRLKWKNKLIAECEDRLTYKPAPLPKYITKEDMPNLEYRKVLVTGHFDYSREVFVGPRLHNGIKGYNLICPFVQSNGGGEVLIDRGWIRDDKVLLNRRNLQHLSCPKGEITVECVIRVPPQKGTFSMDHEKGSRLYQYLDADAIAEELGSRPIYLQALQNFHDKPEWLKNEIEFQRGQLSQEAVEHQKKSKWAFWKTSSKDEKNLQTSSAPVPEVDFDTAEEFDPLQFINAGVPLGKIPRVDYKNNHLNYLVTWYSLSFASTVLLLYLFKTGKFLNPTEEKLKYARKIIK; translated from the coding sequence ATGAAGCTCTTCAGAGTAGGTGTATTGAGGAAGCGTTACTACGGAGTATTGCAAAAACGGTTTGCCAGTGTGAAAACACACAATGTTGATTGGAATCCAATGAAGTCTCAAAAACAATTATCACAAGGAATTGAGTTCTCAGGTTCATTTGGTCGGAAAGTATTTTTCGGCTTATTATGCTTGGCTCCAATCATCACATTTGCTTTAGGTACTTGGCAAACAAAGAGattgaaatggaagaacAAGTTAATTGCAGAATGTGAGGACCGTTTAACGTATAAGCCTGCACCGTTGCCAAAATACATTACCAAAGAAGATATGCCTAACTTAGAATATCGGAAAGTATTGGTTACAGGACATTTTGATTATTCTAGAGAAGTCTTTGTAGGACCTAGGCTACACAATGGCATTAAAGGCTACAATTTGATTTGTCCGTTTGTCCAAAGTAATGGTGGGGGCGAAGTCTTGATAGACAGGGGTTGGATCAGGGATGACAAGGTCCTTTTAAACAGGAGAAACTTGCAGCATTTATCTTGTCCAAAAGGTGAAATTACTGTTGAGTGCGTTATCAGGGTCCCACCGCAAAAGGGTACATTCAGTATGGACCATGAGAAGGGTTCTAGATTATATCAGTATTTAGATGCAGATGCAATTGCCGAAGAATTAGGTTCAAGACCCATCTATTTGCAAGCCCTTCAAAACTTCCATGATAAACCAGAATGGCTAAAGAATGAAATCGAATTCCAAAGAGGACAGTTAAGTCAAGAAGCTGTTGAACATCAAAAGAAGTCTAAGTGGGCCTTCTGGAAAACAAGCAGCAAAGACGAAAAAAACTTACAAACAAGCTCAGCGCCCGTTCCTGAAGTAGATTTTGATACtgctgaagaatttgaCCCCTTACAGTTTATCAATGCAGGTGTTCCTTTAGGTAAGATTCCAAGAGTTGATTACAAAAATAACCATCTAAACTACCTTGTCACTTGGTATTCTCTTTCATTTGCATCTACGGTTTTGTTGCTATATCTCTTCAAGACGGGTAAATTTTTGAACCCtacagaagaaaaactgAAGTATGCTAGAAAGATTATAAAATAA
- a CDS encoding uncharacterized protein (PKUD0E01180; similar to Saccharomyces cerevisiae YBR055C (PRP6); ancestral locus Anc_3.265) yields the protein MERKAFLDQKPPPGYIPGIGRGATGFATSGGFRAPNRVPVTSAIDGVSETDADQFKDADKPNEISVHSYDKEDLEADKIYDDLEKYLENKKTKRRKLMTDDKKDKIEDKLVARDESLSSSINEISKQFQEVKNELAAVTPEQWENLPESGDFTRKNKRLREELQQNQRFYRNSDMIALGLKNAGATDSALDYSNVEVDENVPDDKDNDGNVNLLEISRTKEKLLENQLRIGNQKKINEFDKSAYLEKLAPSASQYNIGDYKRTRKLFAKLRENNPTNPQNWIASAKLELDANKIKRAKEIIQEGCEKFPKFQEIWLTSLEIHKDDIPVSKVIVADAIRYHHKSVRLWIKAAELEQDRIYKVRVLRKALELNPDSEDLWLEITKHEKDTEVCIKMLEKATSLVPQSVRLWEALASLQKPTESMKILISSTEVIRKESVSSIWLKIAEIEEKHSSNELKIAKYVSKSFETAGECPLHDWIMRAELSEDTSHELTCRAIIYQALENTSEDFNTLIALSEKKLENNHFITADSILMFITSRDSSNEKAWNALFKLKRDNGDYKGLFLAYELAISANPENPDIYLDYLNDRLKYDTDTGSIRTIISSALNAIPASEKLWLFAISFESRCGTQQVCQDLFDFCMKTLKEPTIDIWVEKIRFERRLQDLSAAQDSINKALNKFPDSPSLYMEKANLLDSLGRLEESKQTLYDGITNCKNNDMLFIALADLYFEKLNNILKARSVLDQALACHSKSEKLHHSRIKLEMKSGNKDHAKRLLFKALNLVPTSPLLWSDNIRLATKQQLKNMYVLALKKTNDDPLIILTIAKDLWKSGKMDRANQFFKACLEKDPKLGDAYIFYYAFLLANGSRDEMKALESQAVENLSLHGRRWEFIVDHNRYRDVPELQLLREAAVDVSKLNH from the coding sequence ATGGAAAGAAAGGCGTTTCTTGATCAAAAGCCTCCTCCTGGATATATTCCTGGAATTGGAAGAGGAGCAACTGGTTTTGCCACATCTGGTGGCTTTCGTGCTCCCAATAGAGTACCCGTAACATCAGCAATTGATGGCGTTAGTGAAACGGATGCTGACCAATTCAAAGATGCCGATAAACCAAATGAGATATCAGTACATTCCTATGATAAGGAAGATTTGGAAGCTGATAAAATCTATGATGACCTAGAGAAATACCTAGAAAATAAGAAGACTAAGAGGCGAAAGTTGATGACAGACGACAAGAAGGATAAGATTGAAGACAAATTAGTTGCAAGAGATGAAAGTTTGAGTTCTTCGATTAATGAAATCTCTAAACAGTTTCAGGAAGTTAAGAATGAGCTCGCTGCAGTTACGCCTGAACAATGGGAAAACCTACCCGAATCAGGAGATTTTACTAGAAAGAATAAAAGACTTAGGGAGGAGCttcaacaaaaccaaaggtTTTACAGGAATTCAGACATGATAGCATTGGGACTTAAGAATGCGGGTGCTACTGACAGTGCTCTAGATTACTCGaatgttgaagttgatgaaaatgttCCTGACGACAAAGATAATGACGGCAATGTCAACCTATTGGAAATATCTAGAACAAAGGAGAAACTATTAGAGAACCAACTTAGAATTGggaatcaaaaaaaaattaatgaatttgataaaagtgCATATCTGGAAAAACTAGCCCCCTCGGCGAGTCAGTACAATATTGGAGACTACAAACGGACAAGGAAGTTGTTTGCTAAATTAAGGGAAAATAATCCGACGAATCCTCAAAACTGGATAGCTAGTGCCAAGCTTGAATTAGATgcaaataaaataaaaagggCTAAAGAAATTATTCAGGAAGGTTGTGAAAAGTTCCcgaaatttcaagaaatttggCTAACCAGCCTCGAAATCCATAAAGATGATATACCTGTGAGCAAAGTTATTGTTGCCGACGCTATAAGGTATCATCACAAAAGTGTAAGGTTATGGATAAAGGCAGCGGAGTTGGAGCAAGATAGAATATATAAAGTTAGGGTTTTACGAAAAGCACTTGAATTGAATCCTGATTCGGAAGATTTATGGCTCGAAATTACTAAACATGAGAAAGACACTGAGGTTTGTATAAAAATGTTAGAAAAAGCTACTTCACTAGTTCCACAATCGGTTAGGTTGTGGGAAGCTTTAGCAAGTTTGCAAAAACCAACggaatcaatgaaaatattaaTATCATCTACAGAAGTTATCCGCAAAGAAAGTGTGAGCTCTATTTGGCTAAAAATAGCAGAAATAGAGGAAAAGCACTCATCAaatgaattgaaaattgCGAAATATGTTTCCAAATCGTTTGAAACAGCTGGCGAGTGTCCATTGCATGATTGGATTATGAGAGCAGAGCTATCTGAGGACACTTCACATGAATTAACTTGTCGTGCAATTATTTATCAAGCTCTAGAAAACACTAGTGAAGATTTTAATACCTTAATTGCTCTTTCggaaaagaaattggaaaacAACCATTTCATAACAGCAGATTCTATCCTTATGTTTATCACATCAAGGGATTCTAGTAACGAGAAGGCATGGAATGCATTgttcaagttgaaaagaGATAATGGAGACTATAAAGGGTTGTTTCTGGCATATGAGCTGGCAATTTCCGCCAACCCAGAAAACCCCGATATTTATCTGGATTATCTTAATGATAGGCTAAAGTATGACACCGACACTGGAAGTATACGAACCATTATCTCAAGTGCGCTTAATGCGATCCCTGCTAGTGAAAAGTTGTGGCTGTTTGCCATAAGTTTTGAATCAAGGTGTGGGACGCAGCAGGTATGCCAAGATCTTTTTGACTTTTGTATGAAAACCTTGAAGGAGCCAACTATCGACATCTGGGTTGAAAAGATACGATTTGAAAGAAGACTACAAGACCTTTCTGCTGCCCAAGATTCGATTAACAAGGCGCTGAATAAATTCCCTGACAGTCCATCTCTATATATGGAGAAGGCCAATTTGCTAGACTCTTTAGGAAGACTCGAGGAGTCTAAACAGACTCTGTATGACGGAATTACCAATTGCAAGAACAATGATATGCTATTTATTGCGCTGGCAGATTTgtactttgaaaaacttaaCAACATTTTGAAAGCAAGATCAGTTTTGGATCAAGCCTTAGCATGCCACTCAAAGTCCGAGAAACTACATCATTCGAGAATTAAGCTTGAAATGAAGAGCGGAAACAAAGATCATGCAAAAAGGCTACTATTTAAGGCCTTGAACTTGGTGCCAACGTCCCCTCTATTATGGAGTGACAACATAAGACTAGCAACAAAGCAACAACTTAAAAACATGTATGTTTTAGCATTAAAAAAGACGAATGATGACCCGCTCATTATTCTGACTATTGCCAAGGATTTGTGGAAATCGGGGAAAATGGATCGTGCcaaccaatttttcaaggcATGTTTAGAAAAAGATCCAAAGTTAGGGGATGCTTATATTTTTTACTATGCATTTTTGCTAGCAAACGGTAGCAGAGATGAAATGAAAGCATTGGAAAGCCAGGCGGTGGAAAATTTGAGCTTGCATGGACGGCGCTGGGAATTCATCGTTGATCACAATCGATATAGGGATGTTCCTGAGCTACAATTGCTAAGGGAAGCTGCAGTGGATGTTTCAAAActaaatcattga
- a CDS encoding uncharacterized protein (PKUD0E01190; similar to Saccharomyces cerevisiae YMR131C (RRB1); ancestral locus Anc_2.401): MSKRSASEIVENIEDVKKHTSAKPVDVEMAGEDDYAQQLGIEGEMENLSGDDYESEGEIIELDHSDTELDGAIDADGLIEKAKQAEEKESEETLYLPHRSRPLGPDEVLEADPTVYEMLHNVNMPWPCLTLDILPDRYGDERRSYPAKMYLTTATQASKAKDNEMIVMKLSSLAKTLAKSEDEDDDVDEDDEDEDYDPILESETLPLKHTTNRIRVNPWAAKTNEYLTATMSESGEVYIFDISSQFKAFDTPGYVIPKQSKRPLHIIKNHGNVEGYGLDWSSTEDGSLLSGDVTGRIYYTHRNNSKWVTEKNPYQVNDASIEDIQWSKSEKTVFATAGTDGYVRIWDTRSKKHKPALSVVASQSDVNVISWCDRIDYLLASGHDDGTWGVWDLRNFQPNTQPTPVVSYDFHKSPITSIAFNPLDESIVAVSSEDNTVTLWDLAVEADDEEITQQRNDTKELNDIPPQLLFVHWQKDVKDVRWHKQLPGTLVSTGTDGLNIWKTISV, translated from the coding sequence ATGTCCAAAAGAAGTGCGTCTGAGATTGTCGAGAACATTGAAGATGTCAAAAAGCATACTTCTGCCAAACcagttgatgttgaaatgGCAGGTGAAGATGATTATGCCCAACAATTAGGAATAGAAGGTGAAATGGAGAATTTATCAGGTGATGATTATGAATCTGAAGGTGAGATTATCGAATTAGATCATTCTGATACTGAACTGGATGGCGCAATTGATGCAGATGGATTGATTGAAAAGGCCAAGCAAGCCGAAGAAAAGGAATCCGAAGAGACCTTGTATTTACCACATAGATCTAGACCGTTAGGACCAGATGAAGTTTTAGAAGCGGATCCAACAGTATACGAGATGTTACACAATGTTAATATGCCATGGCCATGCTTAACTTTAGATATTTTGCCGGATAGATATGGTGatgaaagaagaagttatCCAGCAAAAATGTATTTGACAACTGCCACTCAAGCTTCCAAAGCCAAGGACAATGAAATGATAGTTATGAAACTATCATCACTAGCAAAGACTTTGGCTAAATCtgaagacgaagatgacgatgttgatgaggacgatgaagacgaagatTACGACCCAATCTTGGAGAGTGAAACCTTACCTTTGAAACATACCACAAATAGGATTAGAGTTAATCCATGGGCTGCAAAGACAAACGAATACTTGACAGCAACTATGTCCGAAAGTGGAGAAGTTTACATTTTTGATATCTCTTCTCAATTTAAGGCTTTTGATACACCAGGTTACGTGATCCCCAAACAAAGTAAGAGGCCACTTCATATTATTAAAAACCATGGTAATGTTGAAGGTTACGGTTTAGACTGGTCGTCAACCGAAGATGGCTCTTTGTTGTCCGGTGATGTTACCGGTCGGATTTATTATACACATAGAAACAATAGTAAGTGGGTCACCGAAAAAAACCCTTACCAAGTCAACGATGCAtcaattgaagatatcCAATGGTCAAAGTCAGAAAAAACTGTGTTTGCGACTGCTGGTACTGATGGTTACGTCAGAATATGGGATACTAGATCTAAGAAGCATAAGCCTGCATTGAGTGTCGTTGCATCTCAGAGTGACGTTAATGTTATTTCTTGGTGTGATAGAATTGATTATTTATTAGCTTCAGGTCATGACGATGGTACGTGGGGTGTCTGGGATTTAAGAAACTTCCAACCGAACACACAACCTACACCTGTTGTTTCCTACGATTTCCATAAATCTCCAATCACATCTATTGCATTCAACCCATTGGATGAATCAATCGTTGCAGTTTCATCTGAAGATAATACAGTGACGTTGTGGGACTTGGCGGTTGAagctgatgatgaagaaatcactCAGCAAAGGAACGACACAAAGGAGTTAAATGATATTCCTCCACAGCTATTGTTTGTTCACTGGCAAAAAGACGTTAAAGATGTCAGATGGCACAAACAATTACCAGGTACACTAGTGAGTACAGGTACTGATGGTTtaaatatttggaaaactATTTCTGTTTAA
- a CDS encoding uncharacterized protein (PKUD0E01193; Pfam Domains: PQ-loop(1.5e-09)) — protein sequence MSELQCAVYEDPQLGTFIINIGLAIGIFASYIPQHVKIINRRSSEGLSPDFLLLGSVSAYSALLNIYIFTTLARHCCLNGLNAFQCSNSLTGFIQILLQAAGYILIFVLCVFATGGSLRQSNRELSKLKNRFNIFLLFGVGCLGVYWLFLTFGDMSYVYRLGNFFGLLSTLCAIIQYYPQMRTTYLLKHAGSLSIPMMYLQTPGGFIWSYSLFSQPNSNWSSWLPYLMAALLQCTLLMMCLYYQWKYPTALTEANEQLRIVEENMRYNREHYDSIS from the coding sequence ATGTCGGAACTTCAATGCGCAGTCTACGAGGATCCACAGCTGGGGACgtttatcatcaacattggACTGGCCATTGGAATTTTTGCTTCCTATATTCCCCAGCATGTTAAGATCATCAATAGGAGGTCAAGTGAAGGTTTATCTCCAGACTTCTTACTTCTTGGCTCTGTATCGGCATATAGTGCACTTCTCAACATATACATATTCACTACACTGGCAAGACATTGTTGTTTAAATGGATTGAACGCGTTCCAATGCAGCAACTCTCTCACTGGGTTCATCCAAATACTATTACAGGCAGCAGGATACATATTGATATTTGTCTTGTGTGTTTTTGCCACAGGAGGCTCGTTGAGACAATCGAATCGGGAACTATCAAAACTAAAGAATAGATTTAAcatatttttattgtttgGTGTTGGTTGCTTGGGCGTGTACTGGCTGTTTTTAACGTTTGGTGATATGTCCTATGTATATCGCTTAGGTAACTTTTTTGGTTTACTATCCACCCTTTGTGCCATTATACAGTACTACCCTCAGATGAGAACTACATACTTATTAAAACATGCGGGCTCGTTGTCGATTCCGATGATGTACCTACAAACCCCTGGTGGGTTTATTTGGTCCTATAGCTTGTTCTCGCaaccaaattcaaattggaGCTCTTGGTTACCATATTTAATGGCAGCTCTTCTCCAGTGTACTTTACTGATGATGTGCTTATACTATCAATGGAAATACCCGACCGCCTTAACGGAAGCAAACGAACAACTAAGGATTGTCGAAGAAAATATGAGATACAATCGGGAACACTACGATTCCATTTCTTAA
- a CDS encoding uncharacterized protein (PKUD0E01197; Pfam Domains: Complex1_LYR(2.4e-14)), with amino-acid sequence MTFPTAFAEATRFSTTNAELRIRVLNLYRRYLRHSREFVNSYDLDIPAYQVKTKIRQEFERHRHVQDLSIKNVLYMKGQMEFQELVNFWKQQSHVMKYFEDFEHYNSASGNSFVQKFLKGAN; translated from the coding sequence ATGACCTTCCCAACTGCTTTTGCTGAAGCCACCAGATTTTCTACCACTAACGCAGAGCTAAGAATCCGTGTATTGAATTTGTACAGAAGATACTTGAGACACTCCAGAGAGTTTGTTAATTCTTACGATTTAGATATTCCCGCTTATCAAgtgaaaaccaaaatcagACAAGAGTTTGAGAGACATAGACACGTTCAAGATTTGAGTATTAAGAATGTTCTATACATGAAGGGCCAAATGGAATTCCAAGAGCTTGTTAATTTCTGGAAACAACAGTCTCATGTTATGAAGtattttgaagactttGAGCACTACAACTCAGCATCTGGTAATAGTTTTGTTCAGAAATTCTTAAAGGGTGCAAATTAA